Proteins encoded by one window of Danaus plexippus chromosome Z, MEX_DaPlex, whole genome shotgun sequence:
- the LOC116777268 gene encoding MATH and LRR domain-containing protein PFE0570w-like, whose translation MSLKFVLILFIVSTADSINRPVYKIVLAQKGYTQFLQYDIETPPIREFTFCTWIRVSDLSNDQSLFTYVANGNNRLVRLWLDTGGKHINVAINDKKSSSVLVNMTKDVWRHVCFSYQSDYGAWALYLDGRLAHCETAQSLYGYVLPAGGSVIIGYGTGANGTPNGFEGEIFGGNMILTSTIERNYTIKRDPHYRQKGFRKNRVITNSNIKYIVLDHETMDKSTSTSRPQNSYFINKNNSFVKIKNPYTLTEYGDRYHVSDERTETTDLSNEKEIIDFPSNNKKRLDNDNDHISFWNLVNSAGRVERKKVKSTELFSSDTKDLPAVSQFETPPPPISFHFKPRQPSEMSFYDINENKTGVNKKSLSTSKGYQTSEINIQPTLDKNHKVYGQWTSSKFANNVLNYIKKANLKHREQKKIPSMIPLLKLTDSFPYASDFKISKVRPQHIFQKRKFIDTHSIKKRGINPPKNVNMMKDNLKNYIMEDRNRRQAKLIKLTNKGEPDQSKELRYYRNVDNHVYSKKIFSTKFGKTQPFPITSKVNKNHPSFDFYKTSNLMTILPFLKSSEYFVDEYDKMKSTSGNYMNTKSLSDGNKWHNVMSYNNDFTPRKIDVKSGKISNNNDIEGRIADANKRNPSLRLKYMPDNHKVVKNVDDDAIMEGRALALKISNSSDTNPNSVSILKYNHGYLPNQQNQNNLNSKILNSKIDLEQMTFDQRAKIGNTLNERQAIGSNMRQTKDSSEEGDENISNVNRHRSDSENKNVSVPPSLGSKVCKNVELFDRFFYIQPDGSVDVTDIISPVKEKNLAIAFIVQNYKKCSTKDSEFESNPLLFIEWSKTPVRLFGGAYPQRTTDLCGFF comes from the exons ATGTCATTAAAGTTTGtcctgatattatttatagtctcCACTGCCGATTCTATAAATCGACCTGTctacaaaattgttttagcCCAAAAAGGATACACAcag TTTCTCCAGTACGACATCGAAACTCCACCTATAAGAGAATTCACTTTCTGTACATGGATTCGTGTTTCTGACCTCTCCAACGATCAGTCCTTGTTTACTTATGTTG cgAACGGCAACAATCGATTGGTAAGGCTATGGCTGGACACTGGTGGTAAACAcataaatgttgccattaatGACAAGAAGTCATCGAGTGTCTTAGTCAATATGACAAAAGATGTATGGCGCCACGTTTGTTTTTCTTATCAATCAGACTATGGAGCTTGGGCGCTCTACCTCGATGGACGACTAGCACATTGCGAGACAGCGCAAAGT CTCTATGGGTATGTATTACCAGCTGGTGGCAGTGTGATTATTGGTTATGGGACAGGTGCTAATG GCACACCAAATGGATTTGAAGGTGAAATATTTGGAGGCAATATGATACTGACGTCGACTATAGAaagaaattatacaataaaaagagatcCACATTACCGTCAGAAAGGTTTTCGCAAAAACAGAGTCATAACAAACAgtaatatcaaatacattGTGCTAGATCATGAAACTATGGACAAGTCAACTTCCACATCTAGGCCACAAAATTCttacttcattaataaaaataatagctttgtcaaaataaaaaatccgtACACTTTAACGGAATACGGTGATAGATACCATGTTAGTGACGAGAGAACAGAAACTACTGATTTGTCAAATGAAAAggaaataattgattttccttctaataataagaaacgttTGGATAACGATAACGACCATATTAGCTTTTGGAATCTTGTGAATAGTGCTGGAAGAGTGGAGAGAAAGAAAGTCAAAAGTACTGAGCTCTTTAGTTCTGATACGAAAGATCTTCCCGCAGTATCCCAGTTTGAAACACCCCCACCTccaatttcatttcattttaagcCTAGGCAACCGTCAGAGATgtctttttatgatataaatgaaaataaaactggtgtaaataaaaaaagtctatCCACTAGTAAAGGCTATCAAACATCAGAAATAAACATTCAACCTACTCTTGATAAAAATCACAAAGTTTACGGTCAGTGGACAAGTTCTAAATTCGCtaataacgttttaaattatataaagaaggcaaatttaaaacatagagAACAGAAGAAAATTCCGTCTATGATACCGCTTTTAAAACTAACGGATTCATTTCCATACGCCTCcgactttaaaatatctaaagttCGCCCTCAGCATATCTTTCAAAAGAGAAAGTTTATTGATACTCACAGTATTAAAAAACGTGGTATAAATCCACCAAAGAATGTAAATATGATGAAggataacttaaaaaattatataatggaaGATCGCAATAGGAGACAAGcaaaacttataaaacttacaaataaagGTGAACCTGATCAAAGTAAAGAACTTCGGTATTATAGAAACGTAGACAATCACGTATAcagtaagaaaatatttagtacCAAATTCGGTAAAACGCAACCTTTTCCAATCACTTCTAAAGTAAACAAGAATCATCCCTCTTTTGATTTCTATAAAACCAGTAATTTGATGACTATACTTCcgtttttaaaatcatcaGAATATTTTGTGGATGAATATGATAAAATGAAGTCTACAAGTGGGAACTATATGAATACGAAGAGTTTATCCGATGGCAACAAGTGGCATAACGTGAtgtcatataataatgattttacaCCAAGGAAAATTGATGTGAAATCTGGAAAAATTAGTAACAATAATGATATAGAGGGAAGAATAGCTGATGCCAACAAAAGAAATCCCTCTTTGAGACTGAAGTATATGCCAGATAATCACAAAGTTGTGAAAAATGTTGATGATGATGCTATAATGGAAGGGAGAGCTCTAGCTTTAAAAATTTCCAATTCATCTGACACGAACCCTAATTCtgtatctattttaaaatacaatcacGGATATCTTCCCAATCAACAGAATCAGAACAATCTTAATAGTAAAATTCTAAATAGCAAAATAGATTTAGAACAGATGACTTTTGATCAGCGTGCTAAAATAGGTAATACACTAAACGAACGTCAAGCTATTGGTAGTAACATGAGACAAACGAAAGATAGTTCCGAAGAAGGCgatgaaaatatttccaatGTAAATAGGCATAGATCTGATagtgaaaacaaaaatgttagcGTACCTCCGTCACTGGGTTCAAAAGTTTGCAAGAACGTTGAACTGTTTGACAGATTCTTTTACATCCAACCCGACGGAAGTGTCGATGTCACGGATATAATATCTccagtaaaagaaaaaaatttagccATAGCATTCATAGTtcagaattacaaaaaatgttcTACTAAAGATTCTGAGTTTGAAAGCAATCCTTTACTTTTTATCGAATGGAGCAAAACCCCAGTCAGACTATTTGGCGGCGCTTATCCACAACGGACTACAGATCTATGCGGGTTCTTTTGA